A DNA window from Micromonospora sp. NBC_01739 contains the following coding sequences:
- a CDS encoding tyrosine-type recombinase/integrase, giving the protein MVRNVAAYVTIPRAAAKAAIEERAKRKPWTQDEVKTFLTGITGITGITGERLYAVCLLSLMGLRPAEVCGLRWSDVDFDAGTIAAGDNTRTLVDGEVEEKKAKSAAGQRGLPMPATVAKALKAFQTQQKKERLKAGDAYIGSGYVLVNEIGEGQRTDWLRRRVYGLMAKVGVRKVRPYDARHACLTYLAAAGVPDVVLAAWAGHADGGTLAKRVYVHPDSSHLKVAAEHLESGLFG; this is encoded by the coding sequence GTGGTGCGCAACGTCGCCGCGTACGTCACCATCCCCCGAGCAGCAGCGAAGGCCGCTATCGAGGAACGGGCGAAGCGTAAGCCCTGGACCCAGGACGAGGTGAAGACATTCCTCACCGGCATCACCGGCATCACCGGCATCACCGGCGAACGCCTGTACGCCGTCTGCCTGCTGTCACTGATGGGCCTCCGACCGGCCGAAGTGTGCGGGCTGCGCTGGTCCGATGTCGACTTCGACGCAGGCACCATCGCCGCCGGGGACAACACACGAACGCTCGTCGACGGCGAGGTCGAGGAGAAGAAGGCCAAGTCCGCGGCTGGCCAACGCGGCCTACCGATGCCGGCAACCGTGGCGAAGGCGCTGAAGGCGTTCCAGACCCAGCAGAAGAAGGAACGCCTGAAGGCAGGCGACGCCTACATCGGCAGCGGCTACGTCCTGGTCAACGAGATCGGCGAGGGGCAGCGCACCGACTGGCTCCGCCGCCGGGTGTACGGCCTGATGGCCAAGGTCGGGGTCCGCAAGGTCCGACCGTACGACGCCCGACACGCCTGCCTGACCTACCTCGCCGCCGCCGGAGTACCCGACGTCGTTCTCGCGGCCTGGGCCGGCCACGCGGACGGCGGCACCCTCGCCAAGCGGGTCTACGTCCACCCCGACAGCAGCCACCTGAAGGTGGCCGCCGAGCACCTCGAATCCGGGCTGTTCGGGTAG
- the der gene encoding ribosome biogenesis GTPase Der, with protein MSNDDGWVELREPDLDIEEPTGPQPVVAVVGRPNVGKSTLVNRIIGRRQAVVEDVPGVTRDRIPYDAQWSGRTFTVVDTGGWEPDAKDRAAAIAAQAETAVATADVVVFVVDATVGSTDVDEAAVRMLRRSAKPVILVANKADNTSVELEATSLWSLGLGEPHPVSALHGRGSGDLLDAIMAALPEAPKIVENRPRGPRRVALVGRPNVGKSSLLNRFSGEERAVVDSVAGTTVDPVDSLVTIGGETWHLVDTAGLRKRVGKASGTEYYASLRTASAIEASEVAVVLLDSSEPISEQDQRILSMVTEAGRALVIAFNKWDLVDADRRYYLDKEIERELRRIPWAIRLNLSAMTGRAVDKLAAALHRALDSWETRIPTAQLNAWLTALVQATPHPVRGGRAPRILFATQAGVAPPRFVLFTTGPLDAGYQRFVERKLREEFGFEGSPIEISVRPRKKLGPGGRGKAHG; from the coding sequence ATGAGCAACGACGACGGCTGGGTGGAGCTGCGGGAACCGGACCTCGACATCGAGGAGCCGACCGGCCCGCAGCCGGTGGTGGCCGTGGTCGGCCGCCCGAACGTCGGCAAGTCCACACTGGTCAACCGGATCATCGGCCGCCGCCAGGCGGTCGTCGAGGACGTCCCCGGGGTGACCCGCGACCGGATCCCCTACGACGCACAGTGGTCCGGCCGGACCTTCACCGTGGTCGACACCGGCGGCTGGGAACCGGACGCCAAGGACCGGGCCGCGGCCATCGCCGCGCAGGCCGAGACGGCCGTGGCCACCGCCGACGTGGTGGTGTTCGTGGTCGACGCCACGGTGGGCTCCACGGACGTCGACGAGGCGGCCGTGAGGATGCTGCGGCGCAGCGCCAAACCGGTCATCCTGGTCGCCAACAAGGCCGACAACACCTCCGTGGAGCTGGAGGCCACCTCCCTGTGGTCCCTAGGCCTCGGTGAACCGCACCCCGTCTCGGCCCTGCACGGCCGCGGCTCCGGTGACCTGCTCGACGCCATCATGGCCGCGCTGCCCGAGGCACCCAAGATCGTGGAGAACCGCCCGCGCGGTCCCCGCCGGGTGGCCCTGGTCGGTAGGCCCAACGTCGGCAAGTCCAGCCTGCTGAACCGCTTCTCCGGCGAGGAACGCGCCGTGGTCGACTCCGTCGCCGGCACCACTGTCGACCCGGTGGACAGCCTGGTCACCATCGGCGGCGAGACCTGGCACCTGGTGGACACCGCCGGGCTGCGCAAGCGGGTCGGCAAGGCCAGCGGCACGGAGTACTACGCCAGCCTGCGTACCGCCTCGGCCATCGAGGCGTCCGAAGTGGCGGTGGTGCTGCTCGACTCCAGCGAGCCGATCAGCGAACAGGACCAGCGGATCCTGTCCATGGTCACCGAGGCCGGTAGGGCGCTGGTCATCGCCTTCAACAAGTGGGACCTGGTCGACGCCGACCGCCGGTACTACCTGGACAAGGAGATCGAGCGGGAACTGCGCCGCATCCCGTGGGCGATCCGGTTGAACCTGTCGGCGATGACCGGTCGGGCCGTGGACAAGCTGGCCGCTGCCCTGCACCGGGCGCTGGACAGCTGGGAGACCCGCATCCCCACCGCCCAGCTCAACGCCTGGCTCACCGCCCTGGTCCAGGCCACCCCGCACCCCGTACGCGGGGGACGGGCACCGAGGATCCTGTTCGCCACCCAGGCGGGCGTGGCCCCACCCCGGTTCGTGCTGTTCACCACCGGCCCCCTGGACGCCGGCTACCAACGCTTCGTCGAGCGCAAGCTCCGCGAGGAGTTCGGCTTCGAGGGCAGCCCCATCGAGATCTCGGTACGCCCCCGCAAGAAGCTCGGCCCCGGCGGCCGGGGCAAGGCACACGGCTGA
- a CDS encoding SNF2-related protein, translating into MAQVKQQGLPRSPADEAVASLNHAVTLQALDEDRLGEELTVVWELEVGHTVTPAQGLPTQVNPDAFDDPNTLAGFVDAMRWGAVTSADDRSVQAPFHSGVAVEAYQLEPLRRALSSPRTNLLLADDVGLGKTIEAGLVVQELLLRHRARTAIVVCPPSLALKWQDEMRDKFGLDFTIINSEMMREVRRRYGLHANPFQLYPRVIVSMAWLPQVRAQRMLRDIYAQAASTKTARRYAFDILIVDEAVAVRHPRRGEGHGFELPGRAPTGPGSTRREAAPGRQRGRHRSLYRLDADRGPAAWRQARIGTWRPLGAPDAGPTPDRAERGGPSSARGAQRRRVRHHPPSSSEGRYRGTGEA; encoded by the coding sequence GTCAAGCAGCAGGGACTGCCGCGCAGCCCTGCGGACGAGGCGGTTGCCTCGCTGAACCACGCCGTGACCCTGCAGGCGCTCGACGAGGACCGGCTGGGTGAGGAGTTGACGGTCGTCTGGGAGTTGGAGGTCGGTCACACCGTCACGCCCGCTCAGGGTCTGCCGACGCAGGTCAACCCGGACGCCTTCGACGATCCGAACACCCTTGCCGGGTTCGTTGACGCGATGCGTTGGGGTGCGGTGACCTCGGCGGATGACCGGAGCGTGCAGGCGCCGTTCCACAGCGGGGTCGCGGTGGAGGCGTACCAGCTGGAGCCGCTGCGACGGGCACTGTCCTCGCCCCGGACGAACCTGCTGCTCGCTGACGACGTCGGCTTGGGCAAGACCATCGAGGCCGGCTTGGTGGTGCAGGAGCTGCTGCTGCGGCACCGGGCGCGGACCGCGATCGTGGTGTGCCCGCCGAGCCTGGCACTGAAGTGGCAGGATGAGATGCGGGACAAGTTCGGCCTCGACTTCACGATCATCAACAGCGAGATGATGCGCGAGGTACGGCGCCGGTACGGCCTACACGCGAACCCGTTCCAGCTGTACCCGCGGGTGATTGTGAGCATGGCGTGGTTGCCGCAGGTGCGCGCCCAGCGGATGCTGCGTGACATCTATGCGCAGGCGGCGAGCACGAAGACCGCTCGACGGTATGCGTTCGACATCCTGATCGTGGATGAGGCGGTTGCTGTCCGCCACCCGCGACGTGGAGAAGGCCACGGCTTCGAACTACCGGGACGCGCTCCTACCGGTCCGGGCTCGACTCGGCGGGAAGCCGCTCCAGGACGTCAACGAGGCAGACATCGAAGCCTTTATCGACTGGATGCTGACAGAGGGCCGGCGGCGTGGCGGCAAGCCCGGATCGGGACTTGGCGTCCGCTCGGTGCGCCTGACGCTGGGCCGACTCCGGACCGCGCTGAACGTGGCGGTCCGTCGTCAGCTCGTGGTGCGCAACGTCGCCGCGTACGTCACCATCCCCCGAGCAGCAGCGAAGGCCGCTATCGAGGAACGGGCGAAGCGTAA